A window of the Nitrosopumilus ureiphilus genome harbors these coding sequences:
- the dnaK gene encoding molecular chaperone DnaK, which translates to MAKIIGIDLGTSNSAAAVVMGGKPTIIPAAEGSTVGGKAFPSVVAFSKDGELLVGEPARRQAVTNPDSTIVAAKRKMGTDHTFKILDKEYKPQQISSFILQKIKKDAEAFIGEPVEKAVITVPAYFDDNQRQATKDAGTIAGLDVVRIINEPTAASLAFGLDKAKEDMKILVFDFGGGTLDVTIMEMGGGVFEVMSTSGDTQLGGTDMDKVLIDYIVDEFKKKEGVDLSQDTTAMTRIREASEKAKIELSTVMETDINLPFIAHDPSAGAKNLELRLTRAKLDELIGPIVERCRSSILKALEDAKLSNSDINKIVMVGGPTRIPLVKKFVSEIIGKETESGVDPMEAVAMGAAIQAGIIAGDVTSDIVLLDVTPLTLGIETLGGVREPLIERNTTIPTSKSKVFTTAADNQTAVTIHVVQGERPMATDNVSLGSFNLTDLPPAPRGIPQIEVKFDIDANGIINVTAKDLGTQKEAKITIESTSKLSKEEIEKLKEDAEKFSDEDKKKKEKIDLKNEAESYIYTTEKLVNHDLKDKISQEQGIKITDAVKEVKEVLDREPNELKPKLEALQSLVNEVTTELYKNASPPPGAEGQQSAGAEGQQSAGAEGQQSAGAEGQQSAGAEGQQSAGAEGQQSAGAEGQQSAGAEGQQSAGAEGQQSTENQTNESSTTDETKTN; encoded by the coding sequence ATGGCTAAAATAATTGGAATCGATTTAGGAACAAGTAACTCTGCTGCTGCAGTAGTAATGGGCGGAAAACCAACCATTATTCCAGCTGCTGAAGGTTCCACTGTTGGAGGTAAAGCATTTCCATCAGTTGTGGCATTTTCTAAAGATGGTGAACTCTTAGTTGGTGAACCTGCAAGAAGGCAAGCAGTAACAAATCCTGATAGTACTATTGTTGCTGCCAAAAGGAAAATGGGAACAGATCATACTTTTAAAATTTTAGACAAAGAATACAAACCTCAACAAATTTCATCGTTTATTCTCCAAAAAATCAAAAAAGATGCTGAGGCATTTATTGGTGAACCAGTGGAGAAAGCAGTTATCACAGTCCCTGCATACTTTGATGATAATCAACGTCAAGCAACTAAAGATGCTGGAACAATCGCTGGACTTGATGTAGTCAGAATTATCAATGAGCCGACTGCGGCATCTCTGGCATTTGGATTAGATAAAGCAAAAGAAGACATGAAAATTCTCGTCTTTGATTTTGGTGGCGGTACATTAGATGTCACAATTATGGAAATGGGCGGAGGTGTCTTTGAAGTAATGAGTACATCAGGGGATACTCAGTTAGGTGGAACAGATATGGATAAAGTTCTGATTGATTATATTGTTGATGAATTCAAAAAGAAAGAAGGTGTTGATCTTTCACAAGATACAACTGCAATGACGAGAATAAGGGAAGCTTCTGAAAAAGCAAAAATTGAGTTATCAACTGTTATGGAAACCGATATTAATTTACCATTTATTGCGCATGATCCTTCAGCAGGTGCAAAAAATCTTGAATTAAGATTAACTAGAGCTAAATTAGATGAGTTAATTGGACCAATCGTTGAACGATGTAGATCCTCCATATTGAAAGCACTTGAAGATGCAAAACTTTCCAACTCTGATATAAATAAAATTGTCATGGTGGGTGGACCAACAAGAATTCCATTAGTTAAAAAATTTGTAAGTGAAATTATCGGTAAAGAAACTGAATCAGGTGTTGATCCAATGGAAGCTGTAGCAATGGGAGCAGCAATTCAGGCAGGAATTATTGCCGGAGATGTTACTAGTGATATAGTCTTACTTGATGTTACTCCGCTAACCTTAGGAATTGAAACTTTGGGTGGTGTAAGAGAACCATTAATTGAAAGAAATACAACAATCCCAACTTCTAAGAGTAAAGTTTTCACTACTGCAGCTGATAATCAAACTGCTGTAACAATTCATGTTGTTCAAGGTGAACGTCCAATGGCAACTGACAATGTTTCATTAGGAAGCTTTAATCTAACTGATTTACCTCCTGCTCCAAGAGGAATTCCTCAAATTGAAGTAAAATTTGATATTGACGCAAATGGAATTATCAATGTAACTGCAAAGGATCTTGGAACACAGAAAGAAGCAAAAATTACCATTGAATCTACATCAAAGTTATCTAAAGAAGAAATTGAAAAATTAAAAGAAGATGCAGAAAAATTCTCTGATGAAGATAAAAAGAAAAAAGAAAAAATTGATCTTAAAAATGAGGCAGAAAGTTACATTTACACTACAGAAAAATTGGTTAATCATGATCTAAAGGATAAAATCTCTCAAGAACAGGGAATTAAAATTACTGATGCTGTAAAGGAAGTCAAAGAAGTTTTAGATCGAGAACCAAATGAATTAAAGCCTAAACTTGAAGCATTACAATCTTTAGTTAATGAAGTAACTACAGAACTTTACAAAAATGCTTCACCTCCTCCAGGTGCTGAAGGACAACAAAGTGCAGGTGCTGAAGGACAACAAAGTGCAGGTGCTGAAGGACAACAAAGTGCAGGTGCTGAAGGACAACAAAGTGCAGGTGCTGAAGGACAACAAAGTGCAGGTGCTGAAGGACAACAAAGTGCAGGTGCTGAAGGACAACAAAGTGCAGGTGCTGAAGGACAACAAAGTGCAGGTGCTGAAGGACAACAAAGTACTGAAAATCAAACAAATGAATCATCTACAACTGATGAAACAAAAACTAACTAA
- the dnaJ gene encoding molecular chaperone DnaJ: MTAKRDYYEVLGVSKTSSTDEIKKQYRKLALKFHPDRNKSSDAGEHFKEISEAYAVLSDPEKKQLYDQHGHAGVDGRYSSEDIFQGARGDFSDIFGRSGGGFDSIFESIFGRGGGGFSFSQQRGSDILYETSVTLEDVLHGKKMEIDLEKQIRCDNCNGTGCKPGTNKKTCSTCNGQGQVRQTRNMGFASFVTAAPCSTCNGQGSIIETPCNECRGQGKKKGNKKITFEIPPGIDSGDYTVPDEGNEVPGGSNGDLIVRVRVQPHLKFKRDGKDIFYDQDVSMIDAALGCEIVVPTLDGTEKIKVDSGSQPNTIIKLKGKGVTHINSRGKGDQYVRIVVNIPKKLSKHQKKLLEEFQKDSD, translated from the coding sequence ATGACAGCAAAACGTGATTATTACGAGGTTTTAGGAGTTTCTAAAACATCTTCTACAGATGAAATAAAAAAGCAATACAGAAAACTAGCTCTAAAATTCCATCCTGACCGTAACAAATCTTCTGATGCTGGAGAGCATTTCAAAGAAATTTCTGAAGCATATGCTGTCCTTTCTGACCCCGAAAAGAAACAACTCTATGATCAACATGGTCATGCAGGTGTAGATGGAAGATATTCAAGTGAAGATATTTTTCAAGGTGCTCGTGGAGATTTTAGTGATATATTTGGTCGTAGTGGGGGCGGATTTGATTCAATTTTTGAATCAATCTTTGGTCGCGGTGGCGGAGGATTTAGTTTTAGCCAACAAAGAGGTTCTGACATTCTCTATGAAACTTCAGTAACATTAGAAGACGTTCTTCATGGAAAAAAAATGGAAATTGATTTAGAAAAGCAAATTAGATGTGATAATTGTAATGGAACTGGATGTAAACCTGGAACTAACAAGAAAACATGTTCAACATGTAATGGTCAAGGACAAGTAAGGCAAACTCGCAATATGGGGTTTGCTTCTTTTGTAACTGCCGCGCCATGTTCAACATGTAATGGTCAAGGTTCTATTATTGAAACCCCATGCAATGAATGTAGAGGCCAAGGAAAGAAAAAAGGCAACAAAAAAATTACTTTTGAAATTCCACCTGGAATTGATTCAGGAGATTATACAGTTCCAGACGAAGGAAATGAGGTTCCAGGAGGCTCTAATGGTGATTTGATAGTACGAGTTAGAGTTCAACCTCATTTAAAATTCAAAAGAGATGGAAAAGATATTTTTTATGATCAGGATGTCTCAATGATTGATGCTGCATTAGGATGTGAGATTGTTGTTCCAACTTTAGATGGAACAGAAAAAATTAAAGTTGATTCTGGTAGTCAACCAAATACTATAATCAAACTTAAGGGAAAAGGAGTTACACACATCAATTCTAGAGGTAAGGGAGATCAGTATGTTCGAATTGTAGTGAATATTCCAAAAAAACTCAGTAAGCATCAAAAAAAGCTTCTAGAGGAATTTCAAAAAGATAGTGACTAG
- the gatD gene encoding Glu-tRNA(Gln) amidotransferase subunit GatD, whose protein sequence is MSEYRGYEGNSLEFLKANKIAVGDSVKIIADIAYSGIIMPRYEHSDDKHIVLKLKNGYNVGLEIAEIKNIEKNQDTEKIIEKSERIEKIEGLPKILLLSTGGTIASKVDYRTGSVTPVLTAEELNASVPELAKIANIDAEVIFSEYSENIQPEHWLQIAKKINEYSKSDYAGIIIAHGTDTMHYTSSFLSFALAGFSIPIVLVGSQRSSDRASSDAALNLIGATKFITTSNTKGVYVVMHHDENDETIACHIGTRVRKNHTSKRGAFQTIGDNPAFIIAENQIQKNIKEDFFKINEFYPRINLDTKVVLVKYHPGYDPGLLEKIIEMGYKGIIFEGTGLGHIGRTMYDSVKKANEKGIFLGMTSQCIDGRVRMTVYESGRDLLNLGIIPLENMIPEVALVKTMWAIGNSRNIEEIKKIMLRNIASEISN, encoded by the coding sequence ATGTCAGAATACAGAGGATATGAGGGTAATTCGCTAGAATTTCTAAAGGCAAATAAAATTGCAGTAGGCGATTCTGTCAAGATTATTGCAGATATTGCGTATTCAGGCATAATAATGCCAAGGTATGAACATAGTGATGACAAACACATTGTTTTGAAATTAAAAAATGGATACAATGTAGGGTTAGAAATTGCTGAAATTAAGAACATTGAGAAAAATCAAGATACAGAAAAAATAATTGAAAAAAGTGAAAGAATAGAAAAAATTGAAGGATTGCCAAAAATTTTACTGTTATCAACTGGAGGAACAATTGCAAGTAAGGTTGATTATCGAACAGGCTCAGTAACTCCTGTATTAACAGCTGAAGAACTTAATGCATCTGTTCCAGAGCTTGCAAAAATTGCCAATATTGATGCAGAGGTAATATTTTCAGAATATTCTGAAAATATACAACCTGAACATTGGTTACAAATTGCTAAAAAGATAAATGAATATTCTAAATCAGATTATGCTGGGATAATTATTGCACATGGTACAGATACCATGCATTATACATCATCATTTCTTTCATTTGCATTGGCAGGATTTTCAATACCAATTGTACTTGTAGGTTCTCAAAGATCTTCAGATCGTGCTTCATCTGATGCAGCATTAAATTTGATTGGTGCAACAAAATTTATCACTACAAGTAATACTAAAGGTGTCTATGTTGTGATGCACCATGATGAAAATGATGAAACAATTGCATGTCATATAGGAACTAGAGTAAGAAAAAACCATACTAGCAAAAGAGGTGCATTTCAAACAATTGGGGATAATCCTGCATTCATAATTGCAGAAAATCAAATTCAAAAAAACATTAAAGAAGATTTTTTTAAAATAAATGAATTCTATCCAAGAATTAACCTAGATACTAAAGTTGTATTAGTGAAATATCATCCTGGATATGATCCAGGTTTATTAGAAAAAATTATTGAAATGGGTTACAAAGGAATAATTTTTGAAGGAACAGGATTAGGCCATATAGGAAGGACAATGTATGATAGTGTAAAAAAAGCAAATGAGAAAGGAATTTTTCTAGGTATGACTTCGCAATGTATTGATGGTAGAGTTCGAATGACAGTTTATGAGAGTGGTCGTGATTTGCTTAATTTAGGTATAATTCCATTAGAAAATATGATTCCAGAAGTAGCATTAGTTAAGACAATGTGGGCAATAGGAAATTCACGAAATATTGAAGAAATAAAGAAAATTATGCTGAGAAATATTGCATCAGAGATATCAAATTAA
- a CDS encoding nucleotide exchange factor GrpE, giving the protein MSSENNSDEIPINIVSEKQTDFEDLPEESTYSITVEELTKLLDKEKDKVSEYEAKLKHILADFQNQNKKTQSDIEKGVNTKIDEFMLDFLKIYDDFIRAKEVLSDNKINSDGLESILKNMDSLLKKYHVFPIEALGEIFNPNFHEAISIITDPDLDDNTITKEIRKGYISHERVIRPTLVEISKKG; this is encoded by the coding sequence TTGTCAAGTGAAAATAATTCTGATGAAATACCAATTAACATAGTATCTGAAAAACAAACAGATTTTGAAGATTTACCAGAAGAATCAACTTACTCAATAACTGTTGAAGAACTAACAAAATTATTAGATAAAGAAAAAGATAAAGTGTCTGAATATGAAGCAAAATTAAAACACATATTGGCAGACTTTCAAAATCAAAATAAAAAAACACAATCAGATATAGAAAAAGGTGTTAATACAAAAATAGATGAATTCATGTTAGATTTTCTAAAAATATATGATGATTTTATTCGTGCAAAAGAAGTGTTGTCTGATAATAAAATAAATTCTGACGGATTAGAATCTATTTTAAAAAACATGGATTCACTATTAAAAAAATATCACGTATTTCCAATCGAAGCTCTGGGAGAGATCTTTAATCCAAACTTTCATGAAGCCATTTCTATTATTACTGATCCTGATTTAGATGATAACACAATTACAAAAGAGATCAGGAAAGGATATATTTCTCATGAGAGGGTTATAAGGCCTACACTAGTAGAAATTTCAAAAAAAGGATGA
- a CDS encoding ABC transporter ATP-binding protein has protein sequence MSCIDVKHLSKSYGSIRAVNDLVLSVKSGQVFGFLGPNGAGKSTTIKLLTTLIPPSSGTLSILGVDAVANPLKVRHKIGVVLQQPSYEPTLSVEKSLDKYGLMWNVPKTERKKRMEQLLIDFDLVEIRKKRNEDLSIGQRRRVQVAREFMHDMELLFLDEPTVGLDPSARRKLLDYLKNKVKTGLTIFYTTHILTEAEYLCDEIAIIDRGKILTVDSPDSLKNKFGKEKTIKIHLLEKQTRISSLLSGISDFQIDYENGTNIIIHSEQSELVLLKVLKILNDNAIEIEDLSAVPTNLEEIFLKMMRDNASNT, from the coding sequence ATGTCCTGCATTGATGTTAAACATCTGTCTAAATCATATGGTTCAATTCGTGCTGTAAATGATCTTGTATTATCAGTAAAATCAGGACAGGTCTTTGGATTTTTGGGTCCTAATGGGGCAGGAAAATCCACTACAATCAAACTTCTTACAACTCTAATTCCTCCTTCAAGTGGAACTCTTTCAATTTTAGGCGTTGATGCTGTAGCAAATCCTCTTAAAGTTCGTCATAAAATAGGCGTTGTTTTACAACAACCAAGTTATGAGCCTACTTTGTCAGTTGAAAAATCTCTTGATAAATATGGGCTGATGTGGAATGTTCCAAAAACTGAGCGGAAAAAAAGAATGGAGCAACTTTTGATAGATTTTGATCTTGTAGAAATTCGAAAGAAAAGAAATGAAGATCTTTCAATCGGACAACGAAGAAGAGTCCAGGTAGCTCGTGAATTTATGCATGATATGGAATTGTTATTTTTAGATGAGCCAACTGTTGGTTTAGATCCAAGTGCTAGAAGAAAACTGTTAGATTATTTAAAAAATAAAGTAAAAACAGGATTAACAATTTTTTACACAACTCACATTCTTACTGAAGCTGAATATCTCTGTGATGAAATAGCTATAATCGACAGGGGTAAAATTCTCACGGTTGATTCCCCTGATTCTCTAAAGAACAAATTTGGAAAAGAAAAAACTATAAAAATTCATTTATTAGAAAAACAAACTAGAATCTCATCTCTTCTTTCTGGAATTTCGGATTTTCAAATTGATTATGAGAATGGAACTAATATCATAATTCATTCAGAACAATCTGAATTAGTACTGTTAAAAGTATTGAAAATACTTAATGATAATGCAATTGAAATTGAAGATCTTTCAGCTGTACCTACAAATCTTGAAGAAATATTTTTAAAAATGATGAGAGACAATGCATCCAATACTTAG
- a CDS encoding 5' nucleotidase, NT5C type, which yields MKIALDVDGVLADVIIPWLNYSNTIRPKISKYDITDWDFWKNHQINQYDFYTELSSCWKNWNSIPPTEENLSSVTKNLLEIGQVDIVTARERSTDSFVKSWLNHHNISFDNYVSVIDGPMKADLDYDVFIDDSPLNALKFLKNKKKVVLYSQPWNQHISENKIHRISILSEAIEKINSV from the coding sequence ATGAAAATTGCTTTAGATGTTGATGGTGTACTTGCTGACGTAATAATACCTTGGTTAAATTATAGTAATACAATTCGACCTAAAATCTCAAAATATGATATAACTGATTGGGATTTCTGGAAGAACCACCAAATCAATCAATATGATTTCTATACGGAATTAAGTTCTTGCTGGAAAAATTGGAATTCTATACCTCCAACTGAAGAGAATTTATCCTCTGTTACAAAAAATCTTTTAGAAATAGGTCAGGTAGATATTGTTACTGCGAGAGAACGTTCTACTGATTCTTTTGTAAAAAGTTGGCTTAATCATCACAACATATCTTTTGATAATTATGTATCTGTAATTGATGGACCGATGAAAGCCGATTTGGATTATGATGTTTTTATTGACGATTCGCCACTTAATGCATTAAAATTTCTTAAAAATAAAAAAAAAGTAGTTCTGTATTCACAACCCTGGAATCAACATATTTCTGAAAATAAAATACATAGAATTTCAATTCTTTCAGAAGCTATAGAAAAAATTAATTCAGTTTAG
- the gatE gene encoding Glu-tRNA(Gln) amidotransferase subunit GatE has translation MSEFSISDIGLKVGLEIHQQLATNKKLFCNCKPIESEEYSIKFQRKLRAVKSELGEYDPAVLFEKLKSKTIVYYANSESSCLVEQDEEPPHNLDNDAKDLALVIATSLHSKIFNEIYPMRKTVIDGSNTTGFQRTMLISQGGQIEVDGEKVGIQSICLEEDAAKLLGDKGNIREYSLDRLGVPLLEIALDPVEGDSKKIKKIALSLGRLLRSTKKVTRGIGSIRQDVNVSVKDGGGVVEVKGVQQLDQLEKVVEFEAKRQFGLVKIAEKLRNSDFEGISKRENIFDITENWKSCKSKIIQKALKDNSIIKAIKIENFSGMFGYTPFEGIRLGKEIGQLVKFYGIGGVFHSDELPNYGIEEDDILIVRNILKVNQNDAFLIIAAPSSKIDFAINSIINRLEEAKKGVPAETRLATQTGETVFLRPRPGASRMYPETDIPPISITNQELENATKNIPKSWDESLLELQKKYELNSQLSEQIFDSRYIELFEKIVGKIKVNPTFVASILCSTITNLERNGLNSKLLTEENIVKSFQLLAEGKIAKESIEIIYESIMSGKSQTIDEALRNASIETIDEVKVEEIIVDVIEKNQEIVKNQKERSIGPLMGIVMKELRGKVSGEIVNNLLLKNIKKKLGNI, from the coding sequence GTGTCAGAATTTTCTATAAGTGATATTGGATTAAAAGTAGGACTAGAAATTCATCAACAATTAGCAACAAACAAAAAATTATTTTGTAATTGTAAACCAATTGAATCAGAAGAATATTCAATTAAATTTCAAAGGAAATTGCGTGCAGTTAAGAGTGAATTGGGAGAATATGATCCAGCTGTATTATTTGAAAAATTAAAATCAAAAACAATAGTCTATTATGCAAATTCAGAAAGTAGCTGCTTAGTTGAACAAGATGAAGAGCCACCTCATAACTTAGATAATGATGCAAAAGATCTTGCACTTGTAATTGCAACATCGCTTCATTCAAAAATTTTTAATGAAATTTATCCAATGAGAAAAACTGTAATTGATGGTTCAAATACAACAGGATTTCAACGAACCATGTTAATTTCACAAGGAGGGCAAATTGAAGTTGATGGTGAGAAAGTAGGTATACAATCAATTTGTCTTGAAGAAGATGCAGCAAAACTTCTTGGAGATAAGGGAAACATTAGAGAATATAGCTTGGATCGACTTGGTGTACCTCTTTTAGAGATTGCATTAGATCCTGTAGAAGGAGATTCTAAAAAAATTAAAAAAATCGCATTATCTTTAGGTAGGCTATTACGAAGTACCAAAAAAGTAACAAGAGGAATTGGATCGATTAGACAAGATGTCAATGTTTCAGTAAAAGATGGAGGGGGAGTAGTAGAAGTAAAAGGGGTTCAACAATTAGATCAATTGGAAAAAGTAGTAGAATTCGAGGCTAAAAGACAGTTTGGATTAGTAAAAATTGCTGAAAAATTAAGGAATTCAGATTTTGAAGGAATTTCAAAAAGAGAAAATATTTTTGATATCACTGAAAATTGGAAAAGCTGTAAATCTAAAATAATTCAAAAAGCATTAAAAGATAATTCAATTATCAAAGCAATAAAAATTGAAAATTTTTCTGGAATGTTTGGATATACACCATTTGAAGGAATTAGATTAGGAAAAGAGATAGGACAATTAGTAAAGTTTTATGGTATTGGAGGAGTTTTTCATTCTGATGAACTACCAAACTATGGAATTGAAGAGGACGATATTTTAATTGTAAGAAATATTTTAAAGGTTAATCAAAACGACGCATTTTTAATTATTGCAGCTCCTTCTTCAAAAATAGATTTTGCAATTAATTCAATTATCAATAGATTAGAAGAAGCCAAAAAAGGAGTCCCTGCAGAAACTAGATTGGCTACACAGACTGGTGAAACAGTATTCTTAAGACCACGTCCAGGTGCGTCAAGAATGTATCCTGAAACAGATATCCCGCCAATTTCAATTACAAATCAAGAATTAGAAAATGCTACAAAAAATATTCCAAAATCATGGGATGAATCACTTTTAGAGTTACAAAAAAAATATGAATTGAATTCTCAGCTTTCTGAGCAAATTTTTGATTCACGCTATATTGAATTGTTTGAAAAAATTGTTGGAAAAATTAAAGTCAATCCTACATTTGTTGCATCAATTTTATGTTCTACAATTACTAATTTAGAGAGAAACGGTCTAAATTCTAAATTATTAACAGAAGAGAACATAGTAAAATCATTTCAACTATTAGCAGAAGGAAAAATTGCAAAAGAATCAATTGAGATAATTTATGAGAGTATCATGTCTGGCAAATCTCAAACAATTGATGAAGCATTGAGAAATGCGTCAATTGAGACTATTGATGAAGTAAAAGTAGAAGAAATCATCGTGGATGTAATTGAAAAAAATCAAGAAATAGTCAAAAATCAAAAAGAACGATCAATTGGGCCATTGATGGGAATTGTTATGAAGGAATTAAGAGGAAAAGTTTCAGGCGAAATAGTAAATAATCTTCTTTTAAAAAACATTAAGAAAAAATTAGGAAATATTTGA
- a CDS encoding DUF354 domain-containing protein, which yields MKIWIDILTPKQLLFSEQIIEKLGKKHDILCTSREYNEVSKLAKMRNFDLVFVGKHGGGDKKTKLKASISRMEKLSKQIERFSPDIAISYCSPEAARISFGLGIKHVAFCDSPHADAVMRLTLPLIQKLLIPNVIPKNEFSKYGIEKKNIISYKAIDAFVTLNRKINQEAKLPFEKNNKKNILIRIEEEQASYVPKSSKIIPIIKKIIIEHYQENIIILGRYTKQVQNIEKIIGNKAKILKMTYDGKHLLNNTDIFIGSGGTMTAESALMGIPTISYHGVPNIIDDFLVRKHLVKRETNPKKISNHIKKVFNSSNNLNQKRAKKIVGKMENPIQKLMKIINE from the coding sequence TTGAAAATATGGATAGATATTCTTACTCCAAAACAATTATTGTTTTCTGAACAAATAATTGAAAAATTAGGAAAAAAGCATGATATTTTGTGTACTTCAAGAGAGTACAATGAAGTTTCAAAATTGGCAAAAATGCGTAATTTTGACCTTGTTTTTGTTGGAAAACATGGTGGTGGGGATAAGAAAACTAAGCTTAAAGCCAGTATTAGCAGAATGGAGAAACTTTCAAAACAAATTGAGAGATTTTCACCAGATATAGCAATTAGTTATTGTTCCCCTGAAGCAGCAAGAATTTCGTTTGGTTTAGGAATAAAACATGTAGCATTTTGCGATTCACCACATGCTGATGCAGTTATGCGATTAACATTGCCATTAATTCAAAAATTATTGATTCCTAATGTAATCCCAAAAAATGAATTTTCTAAATATGGAATTGAAAAAAAGAACATTATATCATACAAAGCCATAGATGCATTTGTTACTTTAAACAGAAAAATTAATCAAGAAGCAAAATTACCATTTGAGAAAAATAATAAAAAAAATATTTTGATTAGAATAGAAGAAGAACAAGCATCATATGTACCAAAATCATCTAAAATAATTCCAATCATCAAAAAAATTATAATTGAACACTATCAAGAAAATATAATTATTTTAGGAAGATATACAAAACAAGTTCAAAATATTGAAAAAATAATTGGTAATAAAGCTAAAATTTTAAAAATGACATATGATGGAAAACATTTGTTAAACAATACAGATATTTTTATAGGATCTGGAGGTACCATGACGGCTGAATCAGCATTAATGGGAATTCCAACTATATCATATCATGGTGTTCCAAATATTATTGATGATTTCTTGGTAAGAAAACATTTAGTGAAAAGAGAAACAAATCCAAAGAAAATTTCTAATCATATCAAGAAAGTTTTTAATTCATCAAATAATCTAAATCAAAAAAGAGCAAAAAAGATTGTTGGAAAAATGGAAAATCCTATACAAAAACTAATGAAAATTATTAACGAATAG
- a CDS encoding ABC transporter permease has protein sequence MHPILRLVNRNLTISLNPGFLIWQVIFPLIYIFVAGFAYAPLINQVPFGAKDLDYPAFLASGMIGFNIMNSTLVSGIIIWNDRRHGMFEQIMSGPFTRSHYILSNICTIGIVGLVSATLIALVGYPVFFESVEFSLITIPIIVFGAITGSVLFGSLASIISTRLRSSEGFNVVINTVFLFFAFVSTAFYPAAGAPEPLRSAFYLNPLTYLVDVIRAGIFGSVTEFVVIEMIVLVGIASILFVVASKLLTKLDF, from the coding sequence ATGCATCCAATACTTAGACTTGTAAATAGAAATCTTACGATTTCTCTCAATCCTGGATTTTTAATTTGGCAGGTTATTTTTCCTTTGATCTACATTTTTGTTGCAGGATTTGCATATGCTCCATTAATTAACCAAGTTCCATTTGGTGCAAAAGATCTTGATTATCCCGCATTTTTAGCATCAGGTATGATTGGATTTAACATCATGAATAGTACTCTTGTTTCTGGTATCATTATCTGGAATGATAGAAGGCATGGAATGTTTGAACAAATTATGTCTGGGCCATTTACTAGAAGTCATTACATCCTTAGTAATATCTGCACTATAGGAATTGTTGGGTTAGTAAGTGCAACTTTGATAGCCCTAGTTGGTTATCCCGTATTTTTTGAATCTGTAGAATTTTCATTAATCACTATTCCAATAATTGTTTTTGGTGCTATTACCGGCTCTGTATTATTTGGTTCATTAGCATCAATAATTTCTACTAGATTACGCTCAAGTGAGGGATTTAATGTAGTAATTAACACTGTTTTTCTGTTTTTTGCTTTTGTTAGTACTGCATTTTATCCAGCTGCAGGTGCACCTGAACCCCTGAGATCTGCATTTTATCTTAATCCACTTACTTATCTTGTAGATGTAATTAGAGCAGGAATTTTTGGAAGTGTCACTGAATTTGTGGTTATTGAAATGATAGTGCTTGTTGGTATTGCATCAATACTATTTGTTGTTGCTTCAAAACTTCTTACAAAATTAGATTTCTAG